From the genome of Argentina anserina chromosome 4, drPotAnse1.1, whole genome shotgun sequence, one region includes:
- the LOC126792769 gene encoding transcription factor MYB124-like isoform X2: protein MQEIKRKLGDEYSDSKKKERHIVTWSQEEDDTLRDQISTHGTENWAIIASKFKDKTTRQCRRRWYTYLNSDFKKGGWSPEEDMLLCEAQKIFGNRWTEIAKVVSGRTDNAVKNRFSTLCKKRAKYEALAKENATSYVNSNDKRVIIRNGFNTDGTSEHTSPLKKMRRSHITNLSENCNYGDRRHGHCGKTNQQLRAPFTVLIQNVYNVNNLQDQHTVNITKEVPRSAAQTNKFQGSFLKKDDPRINALMQQAELLSSLAMKVNADNTDQSLENAWKVLQDFLNQSKGSDILGCGIRDFDFQLEDLKYLLQDLRSTSEGCQPSWRQPDLYDESPGSSEYSTGSTLLSQTECYKLEENDFEIGTINQDFPPESQSIHTGGQNNIGELQKGIVSNGTRKQEILPSCNKATTDDAVVSALSSTEFSSPIQVTPMFRSLAAGIPSPKFSDSERSFLLKTLGEDSPFPNPSNNSQTPLCKRALLQSL, encoded by the exons ATGCAAGAAATTAAGAGGAAGCTTGGCGATGAATATTCCGATTCCAAGAAGAAGGAGCGCCATATCGTCACTTGGAGTCAAGAG GAGGATGATACACTGCGAGACCAAATTAGCACTCACGGAACAGAGAA CTGGGCTATTATTGCGTCTAAATTCAAGGATAAAACAACGAGGCAGtgcagaagaag ATGGTACACGTATTTGAACTCGGACTTCAAGAAGGGAGGATGGTCACCAGAGGAAGACATGCTTTTATGTGAG GCTCAGAAGATCTTTGGTAACAGGTGGACTGAAATAGCGAAGGTGGTTTCAGGAAG AACTGACAATGCTGTGAAAAACCGATTTTCCACCTTGTGCAAGAAGAGAGCAAAATATGAGGCATTAGCGAAAGAGAATGCCACTTCGTACGTAAATTCGAATGACAAAAGGGTCATAATCAGGAATGGCTTCAATACAGATGGAACATCAGAACATACATCACCTCTTAAGAAGATGAG GAGGAGCCATATCACTAATCTCTCAGAAAATTGCAACTATGGTGACAGACGACATGGGCACTGTGGAAAGACGAATCAGCAGCTAAGAGCTCCGTTTACTGTGTTGATTCAGAACGTCTACAATGTAAACAACCTGCAAGATCAGCATACTGTCAACATCACCAAGGAAGTCCCTAGGAGCG CAGCACAAACTAACAAGTTTCAAGGATCGTTTCTCAAGAAGGATGATCCAAGAATAAATGCTTTAATGCAGCAAGCAGAGTTGCTCAGTTCATTGGCTATGAAGGTTAACGCAGATAACACAGACCAGAGTCTTGAAAATGCTTGGAAG GTTCTCCAAGATTTCTTGAATCAGAGCAAAGGAAGTGACATCCTCGGTTGTGGAAtacgtgattttgattttcaacTTGAAGATCTTAAATATCTTTTACAGGACTTAAGGAGTACGAGTGAAGGATGTCAACCATCTTGGCG GCAACCAGATCTCTATGATGAGTCTCCAGGAAGTTCTGAATACAGTACAGGGTCAACTCTTCTGTCCCAAACAGAGTGTTATAAATTGGAAGAGAATGATTTTGAAATAGGTACAATAAATCAAGATTTTCCGCCAGAGTCACAATCAATTCATACTGGAGGACAAAATAATATTGGAGAACTTCAGAAAGGCATCGTTTCCAATGGAACTAGAAAGCAAG AGATACTTCCATCTTGTAATAAAGCAACAACGGATGATGCAGTTGTTTCTGCATTGTCGAGCACAGAGTTCAGTTCTCCTATTCAAGTTACTCCAATGTTCAGATCCTTGGCAGCAGGAATTCCCAGTCCTAAATTTTCTGACAGT GAGAGGAGCTTCTTGCTAAAAACGCTTGGAGAGGATTCCCCTTTTCCCAACCCAAGCAATAATTCACAAACACCACTTTGCAAACGAGCCCTCCTCCAAAGTCTATAG
- the LOC126792777 gene encoding homeobox-leucine zipper protein ATHB-13-like, whose protein sequence is MTGNGMAFFQANFMLQSPHHEDHHEHHQPPTSLNPLLPSCTPQDFHGVASFLGKRSMSFSGIELGTEEGHAEDDLSDDGSQAGGEKKRRLNMEQVKTLEKNFELGNKLEPERKMQLARALNLQPRQIAIWFQNRRARWKTKQLEKDYDLLKRQFDAIKADNESLQAHNQKLQAEILALKNREPAESINLNIKETEGSCSNRSDNNSAEIKLDISRTPPAIDSPLSSHQNPIITSRSLFPTSTASTIRPSGLQQLFHQNPSSRPELLQCSQKMDHIVKEESLSNMFCGIDDQSGFWPWLEQHQFN, encoded by the exons ATGACTGGGAATGGGATGGCTTTTTTCCAAGCAAATTTCATGCTACAATCTCCTCACCATGAAGATCATCATGAACACCACCAGCCTCCCACGTCTCTCAATCCATTACTGCCTTCCTGCACACCTCAAGACTTTCATG GTGTTGCATCGTTCCTAGGGAAGAGGTCAATGTCATTTTCTGGGATTGAGTTGGGCACTGAAGAGGGTCATGCGGAAGATGATCTATCTGATGATGGGTCACAGGCTGGAggggagaagaagaggaggctgAACATGGAGCAAGTGAAGACACTTGAGAAGAACTTTGAGTTGGGGAACAAGCTTGAGCCTGAGAGGAAAATGCAGCTGGCTAGAGCTCTTAATCTGCAGCCAAGACAGATTGCCATTTGGTTTCAGAATAGAAGAGCAAGATGGAAGACAAAGCAGTTGGAGAAAGATTATGATCTTCTTAAGAGACAGTTTGATGCCATCAAAGCTGACAATGAATCCCTCCAAGCTCACAACCAAAAACTTCAAGCAGAG ATACTGGCACTAAAAAATAGAGAACCAGCAGAGTCTATCAACCTGAATATAAAAGAGACAGAGGGTTCTTGCAGCAATAGAAGTGACAACAACTCTGCAGAAATCAAGTTGGACATTTCAAGAACTCCTCCAGCTATAGATAGCCCTCTATCCTCTCATCAAAATCCAATTATTACAAGCAGATCCCTTTTCCCTACCTCTACTGCTTCTACTATAAGGCCTTCTGGACTACAACAACTCTTTCATCAAAACCCATCATCAAGGCCTGAGCTACTCCAATGCTCTCAGAAGATGGATCACATAGTAAAAGAAGAAAGCTTGAGCAACATGTTCTGTGGCATTGATGATCAGTCTGGGTTTTGGCCATGGTTGGAACAACACCAATTCAATTGA
- the LOC126792769 gene encoding transcription factor MYB88-like isoform X5 — protein sequence MQEIKRKLGDEYSDSKKKERHIVTWSQEEDDTLRDQISTHGTENWAIIASKFKDKTTRQCRRRWYTYLNSDFKKGGWSPEEDMLLCEAQKIFGNRWTEIAKVVSGRTDNAVKNRFSTLCKKRAKYEALAKENATSYVNSNDKRVIIRNGFNTDGTSEHTSPLKKMRRSHITNLSENCNYGDRRHGHCGKTNQQLRAPFTVLIQNVYNVNNLQDQHTVNITKEVPRSAAQTNKFQGSFLKKDDPRINALMQQAELLSSLAMKVNADNTDQSLENAWKDLRSTSEGCQPSWRQPDLYDESPGSSEYSTGSTLLSQTECYKLEENDFEIGTINQDFPPESQSIHTGGQNNIGELQKGIVSNGTRKQAEILPSCNKATTDDAVVSALSSTEFSSPIQVTPMFRSLAAGIPSPKFSDSERSFLLKTLGEDSPFPNPSNNSQTPLCKRALLQSL from the exons ATGCAAGAAATTAAGAGGAAGCTTGGCGATGAATATTCCGATTCCAAGAAGAAGGAGCGCCATATCGTCACTTGGAGTCAAGAG GAGGATGATACACTGCGAGACCAAATTAGCACTCACGGAACAGAGAA CTGGGCTATTATTGCGTCTAAATTCAAGGATAAAACAACGAGGCAGtgcagaagaag ATGGTACACGTATTTGAACTCGGACTTCAAGAAGGGAGGATGGTCACCAGAGGAAGACATGCTTTTATGTGAG GCTCAGAAGATCTTTGGTAACAGGTGGACTGAAATAGCGAAGGTGGTTTCAGGAAG AACTGACAATGCTGTGAAAAACCGATTTTCCACCTTGTGCAAGAAGAGAGCAAAATATGAGGCATTAGCGAAAGAGAATGCCACTTCGTACGTAAATTCGAATGACAAAAGGGTCATAATCAGGAATGGCTTCAATACAGATGGAACATCAGAACATACATCACCTCTTAAGAAGATGAG GAGGAGCCATATCACTAATCTCTCAGAAAATTGCAACTATGGTGACAGACGACATGGGCACTGTGGAAAGACGAATCAGCAGCTAAGAGCTCCGTTTACTGTGTTGATTCAGAACGTCTACAATGTAAACAACCTGCAAGATCAGCATACTGTCAACATCACCAAGGAAGTCCCTAGGAGCG CAGCACAAACTAACAAGTTTCAAGGATCGTTTCTCAAGAAGGATGATCCAAGAATAAATGCTTTAATGCAGCAAGCAGAGTTGCTCAGTTCATTGGCTATGAAGGTTAACGCAGATAACACAGACCAGAGTCTTGAAAATGCTTGGAAG GACTTAAGGAGTACGAGTGAAGGATGTCAACCATCTTGGCG GCAACCAGATCTCTATGATGAGTCTCCAGGAAGTTCTGAATACAGTACAGGGTCAACTCTTCTGTCCCAAACAGAGTGTTATAAATTGGAAGAGAATGATTTTGAAATAGGTACAATAAATCAAGATTTTCCGCCAGAGTCACAATCAATTCATACTGGAGGACAAAATAATATTGGAGAACTTCAGAAAGGCATCGTTTCCAATGGAACTAGAAAGCAAG CAGAGATACTTCCATCTTGTAATAAAGCAACAACGGATGATGCAGTTGTTTCTGCATTGTCGAGCACAGAGTTCAGTTCTCCTATTCAAGTTACTCCAATGTTCAGATCCTTGGCAGCAGGAATTCCCAGTCCTAAATTTTCTGACAGT GAGAGGAGCTTCTTGCTAAAAACGCTTGGAGAGGATTCCCCTTTTCCCAACCCAAGCAATAATTCACAAACACCACTTTGCAAACGAGCCCTCCTCCAAAGTCTATAG
- the LOC126792769 gene encoding transcription factor MYB124-like isoform X1 produces the protein MQEIKRKLGDEYSDSKKKERHIVTWSQEEDDTLRDQISTHGTENWAIIASKFKDKTTRQCRRRWYTYLNSDFKKGGWSPEEDMLLCEAQKIFGNRWTEIAKVVSGRTDNAVKNRFSTLCKKRAKYEALAKENATSYVNSNDKRVIIRNGFNTDGTSEHTSPLKKMRRSHITNLSENCNYGDRRHGHCGKTNQQLRAPFTVLIQNVYNVNNLQDQHTVNITKEVPRSAAQTNKFQGSFLKKDDPRINALMQQAELLSSLAMKVNADNTDQSLENAWKVLQDFLNQSKGSDILGCGIRDFDFQLEDLKYLLQDLRSTSEGCQPSWRQPDLYDESPGSSEYSTGSTLLSQTECYKLEENDFEIGTINQDFPPESQSIHTGGQNNIGELQKGIVSNGTRKQAEILPSCNKATTDDAVVSALSSTEFSSPIQVTPMFRSLAAGIPSPKFSDSERSFLLKTLGEDSPFPNPSNNSQTPLCKRALLQSL, from the exons ATGCAAGAAATTAAGAGGAAGCTTGGCGATGAATATTCCGATTCCAAGAAGAAGGAGCGCCATATCGTCACTTGGAGTCAAGAG GAGGATGATACACTGCGAGACCAAATTAGCACTCACGGAACAGAGAA CTGGGCTATTATTGCGTCTAAATTCAAGGATAAAACAACGAGGCAGtgcagaagaag ATGGTACACGTATTTGAACTCGGACTTCAAGAAGGGAGGATGGTCACCAGAGGAAGACATGCTTTTATGTGAG GCTCAGAAGATCTTTGGTAACAGGTGGACTGAAATAGCGAAGGTGGTTTCAGGAAG AACTGACAATGCTGTGAAAAACCGATTTTCCACCTTGTGCAAGAAGAGAGCAAAATATGAGGCATTAGCGAAAGAGAATGCCACTTCGTACGTAAATTCGAATGACAAAAGGGTCATAATCAGGAATGGCTTCAATACAGATGGAACATCAGAACATACATCACCTCTTAAGAAGATGAG GAGGAGCCATATCACTAATCTCTCAGAAAATTGCAACTATGGTGACAGACGACATGGGCACTGTGGAAAGACGAATCAGCAGCTAAGAGCTCCGTTTACTGTGTTGATTCAGAACGTCTACAATGTAAACAACCTGCAAGATCAGCATACTGTCAACATCACCAAGGAAGTCCCTAGGAGCG CAGCACAAACTAACAAGTTTCAAGGATCGTTTCTCAAGAAGGATGATCCAAGAATAAATGCTTTAATGCAGCAAGCAGAGTTGCTCAGTTCATTGGCTATGAAGGTTAACGCAGATAACACAGACCAGAGTCTTGAAAATGCTTGGAAG GTTCTCCAAGATTTCTTGAATCAGAGCAAAGGAAGTGACATCCTCGGTTGTGGAAtacgtgattttgattttcaacTTGAAGATCTTAAATATCTTTTACAGGACTTAAGGAGTACGAGTGAAGGATGTCAACCATCTTGGCG GCAACCAGATCTCTATGATGAGTCTCCAGGAAGTTCTGAATACAGTACAGGGTCAACTCTTCTGTCCCAAACAGAGTGTTATAAATTGGAAGAGAATGATTTTGAAATAGGTACAATAAATCAAGATTTTCCGCCAGAGTCACAATCAATTCATACTGGAGGACAAAATAATATTGGAGAACTTCAGAAAGGCATCGTTTCCAATGGAACTAGAAAGCAAG CAGAGATACTTCCATCTTGTAATAAAGCAACAACGGATGATGCAGTTGTTTCTGCATTGTCGAGCACAGAGTTCAGTTCTCCTATTCAAGTTACTCCAATGTTCAGATCCTTGGCAGCAGGAATTCCCAGTCCTAAATTTTCTGACAGT GAGAGGAGCTTCTTGCTAAAAACGCTTGGAGAGGATTCCCCTTTTCCCAACCCAAGCAATAATTCACAAACACCACTTTGCAAACGAGCCCTCCTCCAAAGTCTATAG
- the LOC126792786 gene encoding uncharacterized protein LOC126792786, which produces MASSSPASILSPATTTTTSSIVHHHSSKLPFPFSTKPTTSTFSINRPLTRLHVSTPTNNTSSTTAKKPTSETVFFDGGAHYGDLAANLLLGFTLLWLPLTLAAVFRAFFLRYRFTNLRVTVISGLTGQDRSDFSYKVIKDIQVVPRFIGEWGDIIITLRDGTKVDLRSVPKFREIAKYCLSMADKPAVVKET; this is translated from the coding sequence ATGGCCTCCTCCTCCCCCGCTTCAATTCTCTCTcccgccaccaccaccaccacctcctccatAGTCCACCACCACTCCTCCAAGCTCCCCTTCCCTTTCTCCACCAAACCCACCACCTCTACTTTCTCCATCAACAGACCACTCACCAGACTCCACGTCTCCACCCCAACCAACAACACTTCCAGTACCACCGCCAAGAAACCCACCTCGGAGACCGTCTTCTTCGACGGCGGGGCCCACTACGGCGACCTCGCCGCCAACCTCCTCCTGGGCTTCACTCTCCTCTGGCTCCCGCTGACGTTGGCGGCGGTGTTCCGGGCCTTCTTCCTGAGGTACAGGTTCACCAACCTGCGGGTGACGGTGATATCGGGACTAACGGGACAGGACAGGAGTGACTTCTCGTACAAGGTCATCAAGGACATCCAGGTGGTGCCACGTTTCATCGGCGAGTGGGGTGATATCATCATCACCCTCAGAGATGGCACCAAGGTCGATCTTAGGAGTGTGCCCAAGTTCAGAGAGATTGCCAAGTATTGCTTATCCATGGCTGATAAGCCTGCGGTGGTTAAAGAAACTTGA
- the LOC126792769 gene encoding transcription factor MYB124-like isoform X3 has translation MQEIKRKLGDEYSDSKKKERHIVTWSQEEDDTLRDQISTHGTENWAIIASKFKDKTTRQCRRRWYTYLNSDFKKGGWSPEEDMLLCEAQKIFGNRWTEIAKVVSGRTDNAVKNRFSTLCKKRAKYEALAKENATSYVNSNDKRVIIRNGFNTDGTSEHTSPLKKMRRSHITNLSENCNYGDRRHGHCGKTNQQLRAPFTVLIQNVYNVNNLQDQHTVNITKEVPRSAQTNKFQGSFLKKDDPRINALMQQAELLSSLAMKVNADNTDQSLENAWKVLQDFLNQSKGSDILGCGIRDFDFQLEDLKYLLQDLRSTSEGCQPSWRQPDLYDESPGSSEYSTGSTLLSQTECYKLEENDFEIGTINQDFPPESQSIHTGGQNNIGELQKGIVSNGTRKQAEILPSCNKATTDDAVVSALSSTEFSSPIQVTPMFRSLAAGIPSPKFSDSERSFLLKTLGEDSPFPNPSNNSQTPLCKRALLQSL, from the exons ATGCAAGAAATTAAGAGGAAGCTTGGCGATGAATATTCCGATTCCAAGAAGAAGGAGCGCCATATCGTCACTTGGAGTCAAGAG GAGGATGATACACTGCGAGACCAAATTAGCACTCACGGAACAGAGAA CTGGGCTATTATTGCGTCTAAATTCAAGGATAAAACAACGAGGCAGtgcagaagaag ATGGTACACGTATTTGAACTCGGACTTCAAGAAGGGAGGATGGTCACCAGAGGAAGACATGCTTTTATGTGAG GCTCAGAAGATCTTTGGTAACAGGTGGACTGAAATAGCGAAGGTGGTTTCAGGAAG AACTGACAATGCTGTGAAAAACCGATTTTCCACCTTGTGCAAGAAGAGAGCAAAATATGAGGCATTAGCGAAAGAGAATGCCACTTCGTACGTAAATTCGAATGACAAAAGGGTCATAATCAGGAATGGCTTCAATACAGATGGAACATCAGAACATACATCACCTCTTAAGAAGATGAG GAGGAGCCATATCACTAATCTCTCAGAAAATTGCAACTATGGTGACAGACGACATGGGCACTGTGGAAAGACGAATCAGCAGCTAAGAGCTCCGTTTACTGTGTTGATTCAGAACGTCTACAATGTAAACAACCTGCAAGATCAGCATACTGTCAACATCACCAAGGAAGTCCCTAGGAGCG CACAAACTAACAAGTTTCAAGGATCGTTTCTCAAGAAGGATGATCCAAGAATAAATGCTTTAATGCAGCAAGCAGAGTTGCTCAGTTCATTGGCTATGAAGGTTAACGCAGATAACACAGACCAGAGTCTTGAAAATGCTTGGAAG GTTCTCCAAGATTTCTTGAATCAGAGCAAAGGAAGTGACATCCTCGGTTGTGGAAtacgtgattttgattttcaacTTGAAGATCTTAAATATCTTTTACAGGACTTAAGGAGTACGAGTGAAGGATGTCAACCATCTTGGCG GCAACCAGATCTCTATGATGAGTCTCCAGGAAGTTCTGAATACAGTACAGGGTCAACTCTTCTGTCCCAAACAGAGTGTTATAAATTGGAAGAGAATGATTTTGAAATAGGTACAATAAATCAAGATTTTCCGCCAGAGTCACAATCAATTCATACTGGAGGACAAAATAATATTGGAGAACTTCAGAAAGGCATCGTTTCCAATGGAACTAGAAAGCAAG CAGAGATACTTCCATCTTGTAATAAAGCAACAACGGATGATGCAGTTGTTTCTGCATTGTCGAGCACAGAGTTCAGTTCTCCTATTCAAGTTACTCCAATGTTCAGATCCTTGGCAGCAGGAATTCCCAGTCCTAAATTTTCTGACAGT GAGAGGAGCTTCTTGCTAAAAACGCTTGGAGAGGATTCCCCTTTTCCCAACCCAAGCAATAATTCACAAACACCACTTTGCAAACGAGCCCTCCTCCAAAGTCTATAG
- the LOC126792769 gene encoding transcription factor MYB124-like isoform X4 — translation MQEIKRKLGDEYSDSKKKERHIVTWSQEEDDTLRDQISTHGTENWAIIASKFKDKTTRQCRRRWYTYLNSDFKKGGWSPEEDMLLCEAQKIFGNRWTEIAKVVSGRTDNAVKNRFSTLCKKRAKYEALAKENATSYVNSNDKRVIIRNGFNTDGTSEHTSPLKKMRRSHITNLSENCNYGDRRHGHCGKTNQQLRAPFTVLIQNVYNVNNLQDQHTVNITKEVPRSAQTNKFQGSFLKKDDPRINALMQQAELLSSLAMKVNADNTDQSLENAWKVLQDFLNQSKGSDILGCGIRDFDFQLEDLKYLLQDLRSTSEGCQPSWRQPDLYDESPGSSEYSTGSTLLSQTECYKLEENDFEIGTINQDFPPESQSIHTGGQNNIGELQKGIVSNGTRKQEILPSCNKATTDDAVVSALSSTEFSSPIQVTPMFRSLAAGIPSPKFSDSERSFLLKTLGEDSPFPNPSNNSQTPLCKRALLQSL, via the exons ATGCAAGAAATTAAGAGGAAGCTTGGCGATGAATATTCCGATTCCAAGAAGAAGGAGCGCCATATCGTCACTTGGAGTCAAGAG GAGGATGATACACTGCGAGACCAAATTAGCACTCACGGAACAGAGAA CTGGGCTATTATTGCGTCTAAATTCAAGGATAAAACAACGAGGCAGtgcagaagaag ATGGTACACGTATTTGAACTCGGACTTCAAGAAGGGAGGATGGTCACCAGAGGAAGACATGCTTTTATGTGAG GCTCAGAAGATCTTTGGTAACAGGTGGACTGAAATAGCGAAGGTGGTTTCAGGAAG AACTGACAATGCTGTGAAAAACCGATTTTCCACCTTGTGCAAGAAGAGAGCAAAATATGAGGCATTAGCGAAAGAGAATGCCACTTCGTACGTAAATTCGAATGACAAAAGGGTCATAATCAGGAATGGCTTCAATACAGATGGAACATCAGAACATACATCACCTCTTAAGAAGATGAG GAGGAGCCATATCACTAATCTCTCAGAAAATTGCAACTATGGTGACAGACGACATGGGCACTGTGGAAAGACGAATCAGCAGCTAAGAGCTCCGTTTACTGTGTTGATTCAGAACGTCTACAATGTAAACAACCTGCAAGATCAGCATACTGTCAACATCACCAAGGAAGTCCCTAGGAGCG CACAAACTAACAAGTTTCAAGGATCGTTTCTCAAGAAGGATGATCCAAGAATAAATGCTTTAATGCAGCAAGCAGAGTTGCTCAGTTCATTGGCTATGAAGGTTAACGCAGATAACACAGACCAGAGTCTTGAAAATGCTTGGAAG GTTCTCCAAGATTTCTTGAATCAGAGCAAAGGAAGTGACATCCTCGGTTGTGGAAtacgtgattttgattttcaacTTGAAGATCTTAAATATCTTTTACAGGACTTAAGGAGTACGAGTGAAGGATGTCAACCATCTTGGCG GCAACCAGATCTCTATGATGAGTCTCCAGGAAGTTCTGAATACAGTACAGGGTCAACTCTTCTGTCCCAAACAGAGTGTTATAAATTGGAAGAGAATGATTTTGAAATAGGTACAATAAATCAAGATTTTCCGCCAGAGTCACAATCAATTCATACTGGAGGACAAAATAATATTGGAGAACTTCAGAAAGGCATCGTTTCCAATGGAACTAGAAAGCAAG AGATACTTCCATCTTGTAATAAAGCAACAACGGATGATGCAGTTGTTTCTGCATTGTCGAGCACAGAGTTCAGTTCTCCTATTCAAGTTACTCCAATGTTCAGATCCTTGGCAGCAGGAATTCCCAGTCCTAAATTTTCTGACAGT GAGAGGAGCTTCTTGCTAAAAACGCTTGGAGAGGATTCCCCTTTTCCCAACCCAAGCAATAATTCACAAACACCACTTTGCAAACGAGCCCTCCTCCAAAGTCTATAG
- the LOC126792775 gene encoding UDP-galactose/UDP-glucose transporter 3: MEVHGSGLRRVTVLAFCVAGIWAAYIYQGVLQETLSTKRFGPDEIRFEHLSFLNLAQSVVCLFWSYIMLKIWSSSNAGGAPLWSYWSAGITNTIGPAMGIEALKYISYPAQVLAKSSKMIPVMLMGTLVYGIRYTLPEYVCTLLVAGGVSMFALLKTSSKTISKLAHPNAPLGYGLCFLNLAFDGFTNATQDSITARYPNTSAWEIMLGMNLWGTIYNMIYMFGWPGGSGFEAVQFCKMHPEAAWDIFLYCLCGAVGQNFIFLTISRFGSLANTTITTTRKFVSIVVSSLLSGNPLSSKQWGCVVMVFSGLSYQIYLKWKKLQRLQKKKKPN; this comes from the exons ATGGAGGTTCACGGGTCGGGGCTCCGGCGTGTGACAGTCTTGGCTTTCTGCGTCGCCGGTATCTGGGCCGCTTATATCTACCAAGGTGTTCTTCAGGAAACTCT GTCCACCAAGCGGTTCGGCCCAGATGAGATTCGGTTCGAGCATCTCTCGTTTCTGAACTTGGCCCAAAGTGTGGTCTGTTTATTCTGGTCATATATAA TGTTGAAGATTTGGTCCAGCAGTAATGCCGGTGGTGCGCCGTTGTGGAGTTACTGGAGTGCAGGGATTACTAATACAATTGGGCCGGCCATGGGAATCGAAGCTTTGAAGTATATCAGCTACCCGGCACAG GTATTGGCCAAATCCTCAAAAATGATTCCAG TGATGCTGATGGGTACTCTAGTCTATGGCATAAGATACACCTTACCTGAGTATGTTTGTACTCTCCTTGTTGCTGGAGGGGTATCCATGTTTGCACTCTTGAAG ACTAGCTCGAAGACTATCAGCAAGTTGGCACACCCAAATGCACCTCTTGGTTATGGGTTGTGCTTCCTTAACCTTGCTTTTGACGGATTCACAAATGCTACTCAGGATTCAATAACAGCAAG GTACCCAAATACAAGTGCCTGGGAAATAATGTTAGGCATGAACTTATGGGGCACCATATACAACATGATATACATGTTTGGCTGGCCAGGAGGTAGCGGATTTGAGGCAGTTCAATTCTGCAAGATGCATCCTGAAGCAGCATGGGACATCTTTCTCTATTGTCTCTGTGGCGCTGTTGGCCAGAATTTCATCTTCCTAACCATAAGCAGATTTGGTTCCCTAGCCAACACCACCATTACCACCACCCGCAAGTTTGTGAGCATTGTGGTGTCGTCATTGCTCAGCGGCAACCCCCTATCATCAAAGCAATGGGGTTGTGTTGTCATGGTCTTCTCTGGGTTGTCATATCAGATCTACCTCAAATGGAAGAAGTTGCAGAGActgcagaagaagaaaaagccAAATTAA